The Sorangiineae bacterium MSr11367 genome window below encodes:
- a CDS encoding carboxylesterase family protein yields the protein MKRLFLGAGLAAAFIGCSADAPREAIHEQDAIELGAQAADPLVVSTSRGQVRGKIDKGVPAFLGIPFAKPPVGERRFRAPEPLDRNWEGVRDATHYGSACLQLLPQKSTLGGEDCLYLNVFTPPNAASASGNKKRVMFWLFGGGFTAGAGDQDLIFNGTGNLYHGATFALEQDTVVVTMNYRVGELGFTAHPALSAEDPHGSSGNYGILDQIAALQWVHDNIANFGGDPNQVTIFGESAGALSVGLLLVSPLASGLFSAAIMESGGIGVAPREHRYNQGKDVVTRELCARAKDVPACLRSRPATDFLNPIGNGLLLTDLFVNLIHEGHMWWLWYGPNVDNYVFTGDPYTTMREGRHNKVPLIVGHNAQEAALVPLLGTDLASYEIAIGAVGGPFASDIKKMYPYFNPFPNGRQAVIEAGTDVIFACDERRVARNALKGGTPAVYRYVWTHGYRPPHVLSTLEGAFHAAEFPFIWNTTDAFLYPQTSVEQLLGTRARTYWTHLVGGNPNVAGLPEWPKYDLKDEKTIVLDTTVSTVNNPRGANCDYFDKALNQY from the coding sequence ATGAAGAGACTTTTCCTCGGCGCGGGGCTGGCTGCGGCATTCATCGGGTGTTCGGCCGATGCGCCTCGAGAAGCGATCCACGAGCAGGACGCGATCGAGCTCGGCGCGCAGGCCGCCGATCCTCTGGTCGTGTCGACCTCCCGCGGGCAGGTTCGCGGCAAGATCGACAAGGGGGTTCCGGCCTTCCTGGGCATCCCCTTTGCGAAGCCGCCGGTGGGCGAGCGTCGTTTCCGTGCGCCGGAGCCGCTCGATCGAAACTGGGAGGGCGTGCGCGATGCGACGCACTACGGCAGCGCGTGCCTGCAGCTTCTGCCGCAGAAGTCGACCTTGGGCGGTGAGGATTGCCTCTACCTCAACGTGTTCACACCCCCCAATGCTGCTTCCGCCTCCGGGAACAAGAAGCGGGTCATGTTCTGGCTCTTCGGCGGCGGCTTCACCGCGGGCGCCGGCGATCAAGACCTCATCTTCAACGGCACCGGGAATCTGTACCACGGTGCAACCTTCGCGCTGGAGCAGGACACCGTCGTCGTCACGATGAACTACCGCGTGGGCGAGCTGGGATTCACGGCCCACCCCGCGTTGTCCGCCGAGGATCCGCACGGCTCCTCTGGCAACTACGGCATTTTGGATCAAATTGCCGCGCTGCAATGGGTGCACGACAACATTGCGAACTTCGGTGGCGATCCCAATCAGGTGACCATCTTCGGCGAGTCGGCGGGTGCGCTCAGCGTCGGGCTGCTTCTCGTGTCGCCGTTGGCCAGCGGCCTGTTCTCGGCGGCCATCATGGAGAGCGGCGGCATCGGCGTGGCTCCCCGCGAGCACCGCTACAACCAGGGGAAGGACGTGGTCACGCGCGAGCTCTGCGCGCGGGCGAAGGATGTCCCGGCTTGTCTGCGCTCACGTCCGGCGACGGACTTTTTGAATCCCATTGGCAATGGGCTGCTCCTCACCGACTTGTTCGTGAATTTGATTCACGAAGGCCACATGTGGTGGCTCTGGTACGGTCCAAACGTCGACAACTACGTCTTCACCGGTGATCCGTATACGACGATGCGCGAGGGACGGCACAACAAGGTGCCGCTCATCGTCGGGCACAATGCGCAGGAGGCGGCGCTCGTTCCGCTTTTGGGGACCGATCTCGCTTCGTACGAAATAGCGATTGGCGCCGTGGGCGGGCCTTTTGCGTCGGATATCAAAAAGATGTATCCGTATTTCAATCCATTTCCGAATGGCCGACAGGCGGTCATCGAGGCGGGGACGGACGTCATCTTCGCCTGCGACGAGCGGCGCGTGGCACGCAATGCGCTCAAAGGTGGAACGCCGGCCGTGTACCGCTACGTTTGGACCCACGGCTACCGTCCGCCGCACGTTCTCTCGACGCTCGAAGGCGCATTCCACGCCGCTGAATTCCCGTTCATCTGGAATACGACGGACGCGTTCCTCTATCCGCAAACATCGGTCGAGCAGCTTCTCGGCACGCGGGCACGTACGTATTGGACCCACCTCGTAGGCGGCAATCCCAACGTGGCGGGTTTGCCAGAGTGGCCGAAATACGATTTGAAAGACGAAAAGACCATCGTGCTCGATACCACCGTTTCGACGGTGAACAATCCGCGCGGTGCGAATTGCGACTACTTCGACAAGGCGCTCAATCAATACTAA
- a CDS encoding O-methyltransferase: protein MKAAADAILRPEQAAYLEALEPPRDALLVKMEARAAERGYPVSDPEVASFLAVTAQARRPRLVVELGTNIGYGAIVLARAAGPEAKVLTFELSHDLCETAREFIAEAGLQDRITVLQGAALHELEKLEEPIDLAYIDCVKEEYPRYLDLLVPRLAPDGVVVADNVLWGGHVARSSVPDAQRAPTEALRAFNLALVQHPSLRAVILPLGDGVAYAVKQG, encoded by the coding sequence ATGAAAGCCGCCGCCGACGCCATTCTCCGTCCCGAGCAAGCCGCCTATCTGGAGGCCCTCGAGCCCCCGCGCGATGCGCTGTTGGTGAAAATGGAGGCGCGTGCCGCCGAACGAGGTTACCCGGTGAGCGATCCCGAGGTGGCCTCGTTCCTCGCGGTCACGGCACAGGCGCGGCGGCCGCGTCTCGTGGTGGAGTTGGGGACCAACATCGGGTACGGCGCCATCGTGCTCGCCCGCGCGGCGGGGCCCGAGGCGAAGGTGCTCACGTTCGAGCTTTCGCACGATCTCTGCGAGACGGCGCGCGAGTTCATCGCCGAGGCCGGCCTTCAAGATCGCATCACGGTGCTCCAGGGCGCGGCGTTGCACGAGCTCGAGAAGCTCGAGGAGCCGATCGATCTCGCGTACATCGATTGCGTGAAAGAGGAGTATCCGCGCTACCTCGACCTGCTGGTCCCGCGCCTGGCACCCGACGGCGTCGTGGTGGCCGACAACGTGCTCTGGGGCGGTCATGTGGCGCGCTCCTCGGTGCCCGACGCGCAGCGCGCCCCGACGGAGGCGCTGCGTGCGTTCAACCTCGCGCTGGTGCAGCATCCGTCGCTTCGCGCGGTCATTCTGCCCTTGGGCGACGGCGTCGCGTACGCGGTGAAGCAGGGATGA
- a CDS encoding TIGR04563 family protein has translation MGIGDKDPSGSVRNVESKTDKRKQSLYFPESMLQEIKEEAARLDRSLSWVVQRAWKISRLEIKKLPSVNDVEGGDDDDTDE, from the coding sequence TTGGGCATTGGTGACAAAGACCCGAGCGGTAGCGTTCGGAATGTGGAATCCAAGACCGACAAAAGGAAGCAAAGCCTCTACTTCCCTGAGTCGATGCTCCAGGAGATCAAGGAAGAGGCCGCTCGCCTCGACCGGTCACTCTCCTGGGTCGTGCAACGGGCGTGGAAGATCTCGCGACTTGAAATCAAGAAGCTCCCCAGCGTCAACGACGTTGAAGGGGGCGATGACGACGATACCGACGAGTAA
- a CDS encoding S41 family peptidase, which translates to MNEANLGDRSQGSVESSELEVGNPGENRRKRHRSAILRGVAMGALAFAGGLVGTVFVSPLLANATPQAENPYAATLQLGRVLVQVENNYVEPVERTKLVNGAIAGMVEQLDPHSSYLPPQEFTAFQDDTEGKFGGVGIEVDVRSDAITVLAPIEGTPAERAGIRSGDRIIGIDGEQVLSSSLDTMIKRMRGKPGTHIKFTVRREGVKESLSFDLVREVIHVSSVTSRVLDGNIGYVRIKQFQDRTHEELLRAAAQLRTRLGEATRSVNGKPAPAASLAGVLLDLRSNPGGLVDEAAEVADEFLSSGGIYTTRHRGQTIDDVRARGGGAFSEVPIVVLVNEWSASASELVAGALQDNRRATVVGANTFGKGSVQSIIELPGGAGLRLTTARYYTPGGRSIQAEGIHPDVLLGAKSSDPNALRAVHERDLEGHLAGETRKTTTTVANAPAARMAPDGGTLEPIETRDIPSDPTKSKDFVLRTGYEVLRDKLAGKVPPPPHK; encoded by the coding sequence ATGAACGAAGCAAACCTGGGCGACCGTTCGCAAGGGAGCGTCGAATCGTCGGAGCTTGAAGTAGGAAATCCCGGCGAGAATCGGCGAAAACGACATCGAAGCGCCATCCTTCGTGGCGTTGCCATGGGTGCGCTGGCGTTTGCCGGTGGGTTGGTAGGGACGGTGTTCGTCTCACCGCTGCTGGCCAATGCGACGCCTCAAGCGGAGAACCCCTACGCGGCGACGTTGCAGCTCGGCCGTGTACTGGTTCAGGTCGAGAACAACTACGTCGAGCCGGTCGAGCGCACGAAGCTCGTCAATGGTGCGATCGCAGGGATGGTGGAGCAGCTCGATCCCCACTCGTCGTACTTGCCGCCGCAGGAGTTCACGGCGTTTCAAGACGATACGGAAGGAAAATTCGGCGGTGTCGGGATCGAAGTGGACGTGCGCTCCGACGCCATCACCGTGCTCGCGCCCATCGAGGGAACACCGGCGGAGCGCGCGGGCATTCGCAGTGGCGACCGCATCATCGGCATCGATGGTGAGCAGGTACTGTCGTCGTCGCTCGACACGATGATCAAGCGCATGCGCGGCAAGCCGGGGACGCACATCAAGTTCACGGTCCGCCGCGAGGGGGTGAAAGAGTCGCTCTCGTTCGACCTGGTGCGCGAGGTGATCCACGTCTCGAGTGTGACGTCGAGGGTCCTCGACGGAAATATCGGGTACGTGCGGATCAAGCAGTTCCAAGATCGGACGCACGAGGAGCTTTTGCGCGCCGCAGCGCAGTTGCGCACGCGATTGGGCGAAGCGACTCGAAGCGTCAACGGGAAGCCGGCGCCGGCCGCATCGCTTGCCGGTGTGCTGCTCGATCTGCGGAGCAACCCGGGCGGGTTGGTCGACGAGGCGGCCGAGGTCGCGGACGAGTTTCTCTCCAGCGGCGGTATCTACACGACGCGTCACCGCGGACAGACGATCGACGACGTGCGTGCGCGCGGGGGCGGGGCCTTCAGCGAGGTGCCCATCGTCGTTCTGGTGAACGAGTGGAGTGCGAGTGCGTCGGAGTTGGTGGCGGGCGCGCTGCAGGACAATCGGCGCGCGACGGTCGTGGGGGCGAACACCTTCGGCAAGGGCAGCGTGCAGTCGATCATCGAGCTCCCCGGTGGCGCGGGGCTGCGTCTCACCACGGCGCGTTACTACACGCCGGGCGGGCGATCGATTCAGGCCGAGGGCATCCATCCCGACGTGCTCCTCGGGGCCAAGTCGAGCGATCCCAATGCGCTGCGCGCCGTGCACGAGCGCGATCTCGAAGGCCACCTCGCCGGTGAGACGCGCAAGACCACGACGACGGTGGCGAACGCGCCGGCCGCGCGCATGGCGCCCGATGGCGGCACGCTCGAGCCCATCGAAACGCGGGACATTCCCAGCGATCCCACGAAGAGCAAAGACTTCGTTCTACGCACCGGCTACGAGGTCTTGCGCGACAAGCTGGCCGGCAAAGTACCTCCGCCGCCTCACAAGTAA
- the greB gene encoding transcription elongation factor GreB, translating to MADPNYITKEGAKRLQDELGYLRSQERPKVVQEVADAAAQGDRSENAEYIYGKKRLREIDRRMRFLTKRLEAVQVVTEPASTDRIFFGATVEVEDEEGVRASYRIVGEDEIDLKRGHISWRSPIGRALLKKEEGDVVTLRRPNGEIELTIVSVRYL from the coding sequence ATGGCCGATCCGAACTACATCACGAAAGAAGGCGCCAAGCGCCTGCAGGACGAACTCGGGTACCTTCGCTCGCAGGAGCGACCCAAGGTCGTGCAAGAAGTCGCCGACGCCGCCGCGCAAGGCGACCGCAGTGAAAATGCCGAATACATCTACGGCAAGAAGCGACTGCGCGAGATCGACCGGCGCATGCGCTTCCTCACCAAGCGGCTCGAGGCGGTCCAAGTCGTCACCGAGCCGGCATCGACGGACCGCATCTTCTTCGGTGCCACCGTCGAAGTGGAGGACGAAGAGGGCGTGCGCGCCTCGTACCGCATCGTGGGCGAGGACGAGATCGACCTGAAACGCGGCCATATTAGCTGGCGCTCCCCCATCGGTCGCGCCCTCCTCAAGAAGGAAGAGGGCGACGTCGTCACGTTGCGACGTCCCAATGGTGAGATCGAGCTCACCATCGTGTCCGTGCGTTACTTGTGA
- a CDS encoding group 1 truncated hemoglobin, producing the protein MRNRSLVAPHVTAKRVFLAALITSATLGSFALLGAGCGGKKPPKPAEPALIDTSADAGFDAEPEDAGPPAPKSLFERLGGKDGIDKLVESLVQNVTADGKLKKSFSKVKGEKLNNFKTSLSEQICEISGGPCKYQGKDMKSAHESISINDAQWDAFVQDFSAALDENKIEENEKNELMALFAPLRADIVGPKKKK; encoded by the coding sequence ATGAGAAATCGCTCTCTGGTAGCTCCACATGTCACGGCAAAACGAGTGTTTCTGGCTGCGCTGATCACGTCGGCCACGCTCGGGTCGTTCGCGCTCCTCGGCGCTGGTTGCGGCGGCAAAAAGCCCCCGAAGCCCGCGGAGCCGGCCCTCATCGACACCAGCGCCGATGCCGGCTTCGATGCGGAACCGGAAGACGCGGGCCCTCCGGCCCCCAAATCGCTTTTCGAGCGCCTCGGCGGCAAAGACGGCATCGACAAGCTGGTCGAGTCGCTCGTCCAGAACGTGACGGCGGACGGCAAGCTCAAGAAATCGTTCTCGAAGGTCAAAGGGGAGAAACTCAATAACTTCAAGACGAGCCTCTCCGAACAAATTTGCGAGATCTCGGGTGGTCCCTGCAAGTACCAAGGCAAGGACATGAAGTCCGCCCACGAGAGTATCAGCATCAACGATGCGCAGTGGGATGCCTTCGTTCAGGATTTCAGCGCGGCCCTGGATGAGAACAAGATCGAGGAAAACGAGAAGAACGAGCTGATGGCGCTCTTTGCTCCGCTTCGGGCCGACATCGTCGGGCCGAAGAAGAAGAAGTAG
- a CDS encoding AraC family transcriptional regulator ligand-binding domain-containing protein → MSVAKEREPTIAAAAFWPVIDYLRARGHDPDRILASGKTSIEELRNGHARIPHARAMAMYLSIRAGTDEAGLGLRFSSFVKGETFAILEYAARASATVRDAIEVTNRYARLIDDSFAFRLEPAGAYAFWRLDMSWPEPVRGIVTEYVLGIVSRASRMLFGTKLPSKEVWLRTPAPRDTRVYEELLATPVRFSAPDYGLLMFPELLERRPNSADPVLANLLGQQAESMLAGLRRESLCDEVRRVVSEELRSGAPAMDRIARRLATTPSTLRRRLSDEGVRYKDLLEAARRESACTYLSDQQLTVTEIAFRLGYRDATTFFKVFKRWTGQTPAEYRKNLVGCSPNP, encoded by the coding sequence ATGTCCGTCGCAAAGGAGCGCGAACCGACCATCGCTGCGGCGGCCTTTTGGCCCGTCATCGATTACCTCCGCGCCCGCGGACACGATCCGGATCGCATCCTCGCCAGCGGCAAAACCAGCATCGAGGAGCTGCGCAATGGCCATGCGCGCATTCCGCATGCGCGCGCGATGGCCATGTATCTCTCGATTCGCGCGGGCACGGACGAGGCGGGGCTCGGCCTTCGCTTTTCGTCGTTCGTGAAGGGCGAGACATTCGCCATCCTCGAATACGCCGCGCGCGCGAGTGCCACCGTGCGCGATGCCATCGAGGTGACCAACCGCTACGCGCGGCTCATCGACGACTCGTTCGCCTTTCGCCTCGAGCCGGCGGGCGCGTATGCGTTTTGGCGGCTGGACATGAGTTGGCCCGAGCCGGTGCGCGGCATCGTCACCGAGTACGTGCTGGGCATCGTCTCGCGTGCGAGCCGCATGCTCTTCGGCACCAAGCTGCCCTCGAAGGAGGTGTGGCTGCGCACGCCCGCACCGCGTGACACCCGCGTCTACGAAGAGCTGCTCGCCACCCCCGTTCGATTCTCCGCCCCCGATTACGGGCTGCTCATGTTCCCCGAGCTCCTCGAGCGCCGCCCCAACAGCGCCGATCCCGTGCTCGCGAATCTGCTCGGCCAGCAAGCCGAGTCGATGCTCGCGGGCTTGCGCCGCGAGAGCCTCTGCGACGAGGTCCGCCGCGTCGTCTCCGAGGAACTGCGCAGCGGCGCACCGGCCATGGATCGCATCGCACGCCGCCTGGCCACCACCCCGAGCACCCTGCGGCGCAGGCTCTCGGACGAAGGGGTCCGGTACAAAGACCTCCTCGAGGCCGCCCGGCGCGAATCGGCCTGCACCTACTTGAGCGATCAGCAGCTCACGGTCACGGAGATCGCCTTTCGCCTCGGCTACCGCGACGCCACCACGTTCTTCAAAGTCTTCAAACGCTGGACGGGGCAAACGCCCGCCGAGTACCGCAAGAACCTCGTCGGTTGCTCCCCTAACCCCTAA